A genomic window from Triticum urartu cultivar G1812 chromosome 7, Tu2.1, whole genome shotgun sequence includes:
- the LOC125522038 gene encoding metalloendoproteinase 2-MMP-like: MAATIRRSVSPLLALLAAAATVLAVLMSAPVSARSLPEGLPDIKPLLSNPWSAFQNLSGCQFGDQRQGLARLKDYLSRFGYLPAPPAKFNDVFDADMESAIRTYQHNFGLEATGQLDAATVAKMMSPRCGVADIINGTSAMGKTVHGRNLYSYFPGSPSWPRSKKSLRYAITAATETTIDRATLSKVFASAFARWSAATTLNFTETASASDADITIGFHSGDHGDGEAFDGPLGTLAHAFSPTDGRFHLDASEAWVAGGDVSRAALDAAVDLESVAVHEIGHLLGLGHSSVEGAIMYPTITSRTQKVELAKDDVDGIQSLYGGNPNFKGVTPPATSSEETHSAAPSALSRPWSGLAGVAVAAALALALSC, from the coding sequence ATGGCCGCCACCATCAGAAGAAGCGTCTCCCCCCTCCTCGCTCTGCTCGCCGCCGCGGCCACGGTGCTCGCCGTGTTGATGTCTGCGCCCGTGTCCGCCCGGAGCTTGCCGGAGGGCCTCCCGGACATCAAGCCGCTGCTGTCCAACCCGTGGTCGGCGTTCCAGAACCTCTCCGGCTGCCAGTTCGGGGACCAGCGGCAGGGCCTCGCGAGGCTCAAGGACTACCTCAGCCGCTTCGGCtacctccccgcgccgccggccaAGTTCAACGACGTGTTCGACGCCGACATGGAGTCGGCCATCCGGACCTACCAGCACAACTTCGGGCTGGAGGCCACGGGCCAGCTGGACGCGGCCACCGTCGCCAAGATGATGTCCCCGCGCTGCGGCGTCGCCGACATCATCAACGGCACCTCCGCCATGGGCAAGACGGTCCACGGCCGGAACCTCTACTCCTACTTCCCGGGGTCGCCCTCGTGGCCGCGCTCCAAGAAGAGCCTCAGGTACGCCATCACGGCGGCCACCGAGACGACCATCGATCGGGCCACGCTGAGCAAGGTCTTCGCGAGCGCCTTCGCGCGCTGGTCGGCGGCCACCACGCTCAACTTCACGGAGACGGCGTCGGCGTCCGACGCCGACATCACCATCGGGTTCCACTCGGGCGAccacggcgacggcgaggcgttCGACGGGCCGCTGGGCACGCTGGCGCACGCCTTCTCGCCCACCGACGGGCGGTTCCACCTGGACGCGTCGGAGGCGTGGGTGGCCGGCGGCGACGTGTCGCGCGCGGCGCTGGACGCCGCCGTCGACCTGGAGTCGGTGGCGGTGCACGAGATCGGCCACCTGCTGGGGCTCGGCCACTCGTCGGTGGAGGGCGCCATCATGTACCCGACCATCACGTCGCGCACGCAGAAGGTGGAGCTGGCCAAGGACGACGTCGACGGCATCCAGAGCCTCTACGGCGGCAACCCTAACTTCAAGGGCGTCACGCCGCCGGCCACCAGCAGCGAGGAGACCCACAGCGCCGCCCCCAGCGCGCTCTCCAGGCCGTGGAGCGGCCTGGCCGGCGTGGCCGTGGCGGCTGCGCTCGCACTAGCTCTGTCGTGCTAG
- the LOC125522040 gene encoding ribosomal RNA small subunit methyltransferase G isoform X1 — protein sequence MSLCCCSAGSRRLLLSRLLLGQGRQARRPLLHLRTTATAAASSSATSLSTQQQRQVSLYVEALLDWNQRMNLTAVTDESEVMTRHVVDSLAVLPPLERAYTSRGGDISGISLVDVGSGAGLPGLILAVARPSWKFTLLESMRKRCTFLEHAVEVMELSNVDVVCDRAEGFHSTRTTQRSERRIEVANGVEAEVAAVGDISLELADGFKLQLKDVLYVPSCHRNLISVSCLDKDNYECYFGHGNCVMWFNNAYVGDALLHDELYLLSLRGKVHSVCNGNEHVASNKEQKKRKRTHDSSKL from the exons ATGTCGCTCTGCTGCTGCAGCGCGGGGAGCCGTCGCCTCCTCCTCTcgcgcctcctcctcggccaGGGCCGCCAGGCCCGGCGCCCCCTCCTCCACCTTCGCACCACCGcgaccgccgccgcctcgtcctcCGCCACATCTCTCTCGACGCAGCAGCAGCGCCAGGTCTCCCTCTACGTGGAAGCCCTCCTCGACTGGAACCAG AGGATGAACCTGACCGCCGTCACCGACGAGTCCGAGGTCATGACGCGCCACGTGGTTGACTCGCTCGCCGTGCTTCCTCCACTCGAGCGCGCATACACCTCCCGCGGCGGCGACATTTCTGGCATCAGCCTTGTCGATGTCGGCTCTGGTGCGGGGCTCCCCGGGCTGATCCTTGCTGTTGCGCGGCCAA GCTGGAAGTTTACGCTGTTGGAGTCGATGCGGAAGCGGTGCACGTTCTTGGAGCACGCAGTTGAGGTCATGGAGCTGTCAAATGTGGATGTGGTGTGTGACCGAGCTGAG GGATTCCATTCGACGCGGACTACGCAAAGAAGCGAAAGACGCATTGAAGTGGCAAACGGAGTTGAAGCAGAAGTTGCAGCTGTCGGCGACATCTCCCTGGAGTTAGCTGATGGATTCAAGCTTCAGCTTAAAGATGTTCTATATGTTCCATCATGTCATAGAAACTTGATTAGTGTTTCATGTTTGGACAAAGATAATTATGAATGTTATTTTGGACATGGCAATTGTGTCATGTGGTTTAATAATGCTTACGTGGGTGATGCTTTATTACACGATGAGCTTTATTTATTATCACTACGTGGAAAAGTGCATTCTGTGTGTAATGGGAATGAGCATGTCGCATCGAATAaagaacaaaagaaaagaaagagaactCACGACTCATCGAAATTATGA
- the LOC125522040 gene encoding ribosomal RNA small subunit methyltransferase G isoform X2, with protein MSLCCCSAGSRRLLLSRLLLGQGRQARRPLLHLRTTATAAASSSATSLSTQQQRQVSLYVEALLDWNQRMNLTAVTDESEVMTRHVVDSLAVLPPLERAYTSRGGDISGISLVDVGSGAGLPGLILAVARPSWKFTLLESMRKRCTFLEHAVEVMELSNVDVVCDRAESAGQSHDFRESFDVAAARAVAELKILAEYCLPLVRVGGLFIAAKGHDPHEEIRSAKAAVGKLGASMLDLCNVESMGPHGQRTAVLYLKERTTPKKYPRQPGTPSKTPL; from the exons ATGTCGCTCTGCTGCTGCAGCGCGGGGAGCCGTCGCCTCCTCCTCTcgcgcctcctcctcggccaGGGCCGCCAGGCCCGGCGCCCCCTCCTCCACCTTCGCACCACCGcgaccgccgccgcctcgtcctcCGCCACATCTCTCTCGACGCAGCAGCAGCGCCAGGTCTCCCTCTACGTGGAAGCCCTCCTCGACTGGAACCAG AGGATGAACCTGACCGCCGTCACCGACGAGTCCGAGGTCATGACGCGCCACGTGGTTGACTCGCTCGCCGTGCTTCCTCCACTCGAGCGCGCATACACCTCCCGCGGCGGCGACATTTCTGGCATCAGCCTTGTCGATGTCGGCTCTGGTGCGGGGCTCCCCGGGCTGATCCTTGCTGTTGCGCGGCCAA GCTGGAAGTTTACGCTGTTGGAGTCGATGCGGAAGCGGTGCACGTTCTTGGAGCACGCAGTTGAGGTCATGGAGCTGTCAAATGTGGATGTGGTGTGTGACCGAGCTGAG AGTGCTGGCCAAAGTCATGATTTCAGAGAGTCATTTGATGTAGCAGCTGCAAGAGCTGTCGCAGAACTTAAAATTTTAG CTGAGTACTGCCTCCCATTGGTTCGTGTTGGTGGTTTATTTATAGCTGCTAAAGGGCACGATCCTCAT GAAGAAATAAGAAGTGCAAAAGCTGCAGTTGGTAAATTGGGTGCCTCCATGCTAGATTTGTGCAATG TCGAATCGATGGGACCTCATGGTCAACGAACGGCAGTTCTGTACCTCAAGGAACGCACTACTCCAAAAAAGTACCCTCGGCAGCCAG GTACCCCTTCTAAGACACCATTATGA
- the LOC125522039 gene encoding uncharacterized protein LOC125522039: MPGLLAYSGAGLGLLALAALEALQPRLRPLPLLPRRLSTPRHHRHLLAALLSALCLLSALLSAHHLALPTLAASALFLLHSLAPFAFARLAAPPPPPLLDLLLAAAFGQELLLFAHRRPSTAAGIENRYFDLFLVPVVVCLGATLLAAHRPGAAPPRLARAAGLALQGTWMLQMGFSFFTDAIAAGCALHAQSRADYTIKCRTHEDYHRARSVATLQFNGHLALLVLAGAATYAAVISRGNGSPPSGYRMLGKEVQMEGMPLTSQFTLDSDEEKEDEGIATAEPPVANGVNSHRQISEQTPDNPK, encoded by the coding sequence ATGCCGGGGCTCCTCGCCTACTCGGGCGCCGGGCTGGGCCTCCTGGCCCTGGCGGCGCTCGAGGCCCTCCAGCCGCGCCTCCGGCcgctcccgctcctcccgcgccgccTCTCCACGCCGCGGCACCACCGTCACCTCCTCGCCGCGCTGCTCTCCGCGCTCTGCCTCCTCTCGGCGCTGCTCTCCGCGCACCACCTCGCGCTGCCCACGCTCGCCGCCTCCGCGCTCTTCCTGCTCCACTCCCTCGCCCCGTTCGCGTTCGCGCGGctcgccgccccgccaccgccgccgctgctcGACCTCCTCCTCGCCGCGGCCTTCGGGCAGGAGCTGCTGCTCTTCGCGCACCGCcgcccctccaccgccgccggcaTCGAGAACCGCTACTTCGACCTCTTCCTCGTCCCCGTCGTCGTCTGCCTCGGCGCCACCCTGCTCGCCGCGCACCGCCCGGGggccgcgccgccccgcctcgccCGCGCCGCGGGGCTCGCCCTGCAGGGCACCTGGATGCTGCAGATGGGCTTCTCCTTCTTCACCGACGCCATCGCCGCCGGCTGCGCGCTCCACGCGCAGAGCCGGGCGGACTACACCATCAAGTGCCGCACCCACGAGGACTACCACCGCGCGCGCTCCGTCGCCACGCTGCAGTTCAACGGCCACCTCGCGCTGCTCGTGCTCGCCGGGGCGGCCACGTACGCTGCTGTCATCTCCAGAGGGAACGGCAGTCCACCGAGCGGCTACAGGATGCTGGGCAAGGAAGTGCAGATGGAGGGCATGCCATTGACATCTCAGTTCACCCTGGATTCGGAtgaggagaaggaagatgaagggATCGCAACCGCAGAGCCACCGGTGGCGAATGGGGTGAACTCACATCGCCAGATCTCCGAGCAGACACCTGATAATCCCAAGTGA